Proteins from one Setaria italica strain Yugu1 chromosome V, Setaria_italica_v2.0, whole genome shotgun sequence genomic window:
- the LOC101783783 gene encoding uncharacterized protein LOC101783783, translated as MGANCCIAAKERTQPCITPIEVSAYRNVRHSPSWSFRWDNRTHIEDIMEIPTLFSNHSSGSIRPETKSGSIAPTEGLSNGNSLGTSPSDVLHRTKWHKSDKKMEAPKATKADPHADRSTASISSPEAKLTRKSLDMGSVALDLKTSASVPSTPPLVSRADPSSSRGHSQPTDSDSMKKARRSPGYQLYRQVSDSKIPSLRSLNEISSPEGRPSSSMLSVCSNDLSAAGSHGESSDGWSMRTFSEMVATSQRERWSLDSELLGSISSKMTRSNASNSTSLPPDQEVCKLCLKLLKERSTWNAQELAVVAVLLCGHVYHADCLDSITTEADKYDPPCPVCTHGEKCTVKLFGKLESKIKNKIPKNVVVDIDLDGNIKHQKKGRREPRLGTSSSMKVPFSRPFLRRHFSIGSRPPRSVSETDSTRKKGFWARHWRE; from the exons ATGGGAGCTAATTGCTGCATAGCTGCAAAGGAGAGGACACAGCCATGCATTACTCCGATAGAAGTATCAGCATACAGGAATGTAAGGCACTCACCATCATGGAGCTTTCGATGGGACAATCGCACACACATAGAAGACATAATGGAAATTCCTACTCTGTTCTCCAACCATAGCAGTGGAAGCATTCGGCCTGAAACCAAGAGTGGTTCCATTGCACCAACTGAAGGCCTTTCTAATGGAAATAGCCTTGGAACTAGCCCTTCTGACGTGCTTCACAGGACAAAGTGGCACAAATCTGATAAGAAAATGGAAGCTCCTAAGGCTACAAAGGCTGATCCTCATG CCGACCGCTCCACAGCAAGTATTTCTTCCCCTGAG GCGAAGCTTACCAGGAAATCACTGGACATGGGAAGTGTTGCTTTGGATTTGAAGACATCAGCATCTGTTCCTTCAACACCACCCTTAGTATCCAGAGCAGATCCTTCATCCTCCAGGGGTCATTCACAACCAACAGATTCAGATTCGATGAAGAAAGCACGGCGTTCACCAGGATATCAATTATACAGACAGGTCTCGGATAGCAAAATTCCATCTCTCAGGTCTCTCAATGAAATCAGCTCTCCTGAAGGAAGACCATCCTCTTCCATGCTCTCAGTCTGTAGCAATGACCTGTCAGCAGCAGGATCCCATGGTGAGTCATCTGATGGTTGGTCAATGCGCACGTTTTCTGAAATGGTTGCGACATCCCAAAGAGAGAGGTGGTCACTTGACAGTGAGCTCTTAGGATCCATTTCCAGTAAAATGACAAGATCAAATGCTTCAAATTCCACAAGCCTTCCTCCGGATCAAGAGGTGTGCAAGCTGTGTTTAAAATTGTTAAAGGAAAGATCGACTTGGAATGCTCAGGAGCTTGCTGTTGTTGCTGTTTTGTTGTGTGGCCATGTTTACCATGCTGACTGTCTGGATAGCATAACTACAGAAGCTGACAAATATGATCCTCCATGCCCTGTATGCACACACGGGGAGAAATGTACAGTGAAGCTATTTGGGAAGCTGGAATCAAAGATCAAGAACAAGATACCAAAAAATGTGGTAGTTGATATTGATCTAGATGGAAACATTAAGCACCAGAAGAAAGGTAGAAGAGAGCCCAGGTTAGGCACAAGTTCAAGCATGAAGGTCCCATTTAGTCGTCCATTTTTGAGGAGACATTTCTCCATTGGCTCTCGACCACCGCGGTCAGTCTCGGAGACTGATTCAACAAGAAAGAAGGGATTCTGGGCAAGGCACTGGAGAGAGTAG